Proteins from a single region of Flavobacterium sp. YJ01:
- the dnaN gene encoding DNA polymerase III subunit beta, protein MKFIVSSSYLLKQLQVLGSVINSNNTLPILDNFLFELNNNELTVSASDLETTMSATLSIDSTSKGSVAVPAKLLLEILKTFPEQPLTFTVEDNNTVEISSNSGKYALAYAAGEEFPKAVSLEDPSVTLVPAEVLATAVSKTIFAAGNDDLRPVMSGVFFQFSPEGLIFVATDAHKLVKYARTDVKASQVADFIMPKKPLNILKSILGSSDAEVKIEYNDSNATFSFDNYILMCRLIDGKYPNYEAVIPKENPNKLMIDRSLFLSSVRRVAIFSNKTTHQIRLKIAGAELNVSAEDIDYSNKAEERLTCDYQGDDLQIGFNSRFLTEMLTNLQSDMIMLEMSLPNRAGILTPVDGLEEGETVTMLVMPVMLNS, encoded by the coding sequence ATGAAATTTATAGTATCGAGTTCGTACTTATTAAAACAATTACAAGTTTTAGGTAGTGTAATCAATAGTAATAACACGTTGCCTATTTTAGACAACTTTTTATTTGAACTAAACAATAATGAGTTGACCGTTTCTGCTTCAGATCTTGAAACGACTATGTCGGCTACATTATCGATCGATTCTACAAGCAAAGGAAGCGTAGCTGTACCAGCAAAACTTTTGCTTGAAATTTTAAAAACGTTTCCTGAACAGCCATTAACTTTTACGGTTGAAGATAATAACACAGTAGAAATCAGCTCTAATTCAGGTAAATATGCGTTGGCTTATGCTGCAGGAGAAGAATTCCCAAAAGCTGTAAGTCTTGAAGATCCATCTGTTACACTTGTTCCTGCAGAAGTTTTAGCAACTGCGGTTAGCAAAACTATTTTCGCAGCAGGAAATGACGATTTACGTCCGGTAATGTCTGGAGTTTTCTTCCAGTTTTCACCAGAAGGATTAATATTTGTTGCAACAGACGCTCATAAATTGGTAAAATATGCACGTACAGATGTAAAAGCATCTCAAGTTGCAGATTTTATTATGCCTAAAAAACCTTTAAACATTTTAAAAAGTATTTTAGGAAGTTCTGATGCTGAAGTAAAAATTGAATACAACGATTCAAATGCGACTTTCTCATTTGACAATTATATTTTAATGTGTCGTTTAATTGATGGAAAATACCCAAACTACGAAGCGGTAATTCCAAAAGAAAATCCAAACAAATTAATGATTGACCGTTCTTTATTTTTAAGTTCTGTACGTCGTGTTGCGATTTTCTCTAACAAAACTACGCACCAAATTCGTTTGAAAATTGCTGGAGCTGAATTAAACGTTTCTGCAGAAGATATCGATTACTCAAACAAAGCAGAAGAAAGATTAACTTGTGATTATCAAGGAGATGATCTTCAAATTGGTTTCAACTCTCGTTTCTTAACAGAAATGTTGACTAATTTACAATCTGACATGATTATGCTTGAAATGTCATTGCCTAACAGAGCTGGAATCTTAACTCCAGTTGATGGTTTAGAAGAGGGTGAAACAGTTACGATGCTTGTAATGCCTGTTATGTTAAATAGTTAA
- a CDS encoding DsbA family oxidoreductase: MKIEIWSDIMCPFCYIGKRQLETALSVFPNDNFEIEWKSFQLDPTITAQPDTDVYTFLAERKGMSVEQSKEMHKGVAERAKSVGLDYNFDKAVISNSLNAHRIIQLAKTKNIGDRMEEIFFKAYFTDGQDLNNGQTLIKLGIQAGLAENEVREVLESDDLFIKEVQSDIREAGEIGVQGVPFFVFDRKYAVSGAQPVETFVNTIQEVLK; encoded by the coding sequence ATGAAAATAGAAATTTGGTCGGACATCATGTGTCCGTTTTGTTATATCGGAAAAAGACAATTGGAAACTGCTCTTTCAGTATTTCCAAATGATAATTTTGAAATTGAGTGGAAAAGCTTTCAGCTTGATCCAACAATTACTGCACAACCTGATACAGACGTTTACACGTTTTTAGCAGAAAGAAAAGGCATGTCGGTTGAACAATCTAAAGAAATGCATAAAGGCGTTGCAGAACGCGCTAAAAGTGTTGGTTTAGATTATAATTTCGACAAAGCTGTTATCTCTAATTCTTTAAATGCGCATAGAATCATTCAATTGGCTAAAACCAAAAATATTGGCGATCGAATGGAAGAAATTTTCTTTAAAGCCTATTTTACTGACGGTCAAGATTTAAATAATGGGCAAACATTAATAAAATTAGGCATTCAGGCTGGTCTGGCTGAAAATGAAGTTAGAGAAGTTCTAGAAAGTGATGATTTGTTTATAAAAGAAGTTCAATCGGATATTAGAGAAGCTGGAGAAATTGGTGTTCAAGGCGTTCCATTCTTTGTTTTCGACAGAAAATATGCCGTTTCTGGAGCACAACCTGTAGAAACTTTTGTAAATACAATTCAGGAAGTTCTGAAATAA
- a CDS encoding Ku protein gives MRSIWTGSISFGLINIPIKLFSAVQESSLDLDMLDKNDNANIKFKRVNETTGKEVAFGNIVKGYKIDDKYVILEDKDFEAADAEKTKTIDILNFTLEKEIDSLYYEQPYYLEPDKGAANAYALLRDAMASTGKVGVTSFVLRNKEALAILKPYKDVIVLNRIRFEQEIRDTSELKLPAVSKTKLKEVDMANKLVEQLTEPFDISKYKDEYTAKLLKIIKDKAKGKKQTAPKLKVVHKQSDDLMSMLKASLEKKKKSS, from the coding sequence ATGAGATCAATATGGACAGGTTCGATTAGCTTTGGCTTAATTAATATTCCCATAAAACTTTTTTCTGCGGTTCAGGAAAGTTCTCTAGACTTGGATATGCTGGATAAAAATGATAATGCCAATATTAAATTCAAAAGAGTCAACGAAACCACAGGAAAAGAAGTTGCTTTTGGCAATATTGTAAAAGGATATAAAATAGACGACAAATATGTTATTCTTGAAGATAAAGATTTTGAAGCGGCAGATGCTGAAAAAACGAAAACCATCGATATTCTGAACTTTACTCTAGAAAAAGAAATTGACAGTTTGTATTACGAACAACCGTATTATTTAGAGCCCGATAAAGGTGCCGCAAACGCCTACGCTTTATTAAGAGATGCCATGGCATCTACAGGAAAAGTTGGTGTTACTAGTTTTGTACTTCGAAACAAAGAAGCTCTTGCTATTCTTAAACCTTATAAAGATGTTATTGTTTTAAATCGTATTCGATTTGAACAAGAAATAAGAGATACAAGTGAGCTCAAGCTTCCAGCGGTTTCGAAAACAAAGTTAAAAGAAGTTGACATGGCAAATAAATTGGTAGAACAATTGACCGAGCCTTTCGATATTTCGAAATACAAAGATGAATACACCGCAAAACTTTTAAAAATCATCAAAGACAAAGCGAAAGGCAAAAAACAAACTGCGCCTAAACTTAAAGTCGTCCATAAACAATCAGATGATTTAATGAGTATGCTAAAAGCGAGTTTAGAAAAGAAGAAAAAATCTTCTTGA
- the ligD gene encoding DNA ligase D yields the protein MSLTKYNQKRNFKETKEPQGKKAKSESKLIFVVQKHAASHLHYDFRLEMDGVLKSWAVPKGPSLDPDIKRLAMMVEDHPYSYKDFEGNIPKGNYGAGNVIVWDNGTYEPAEESNLNAEKQLLADLKKGHLRIVLKGKKLKGNFSLVKLKGKEDNAWLLIKKEDQYSDKVDITLKNKSVISRRTLESLEKENKPEPVKKKVSPIKKTIEENKPVAFIKPMLASLNDKPFDDEDWVFENKFDGYRTIAVCNENDIELFSRNKISFTNNFKIIAEDLKKIDHNVVLDGEVVVEKAGRSDFQLLQNYLKTGKGNLKYYVFDILNLEGNDVTGLSLLERKELLKILLEKYDFTNVFYSEHIQEKGIKFFDQAVKKNGEGIIAKRASGSYSENRRSKDWLKIKISQAEEAIIVGITEPKNSREHFGALLLGQYENKVLKFIGKCGTGFTQATLKELYEKFSPYFIDESPLEEKTGLRDIVQWMKPKFVCQVKFAEWTQENHLRQPVFLGLRLDKNPKDVVFSKEIITPKKETTMKKEILNKDKNENENDFDLKVGKVKLHLTNQNKIYFPDDHITKGEIVNYYNEVSELILPYLKDRPQSMNRFPNGIEGPSFYQKDVDEDKIPTWIKTKKIFSESNNANIDYLICNDKASLLYMANLGCIDINPWNSTIKRIDNPDWVVIDIDPQKDDFKEVVKVALAVKEVMDSFEAQCYCKTSGASGLHVYIPLGGKYDYDSVKIFAEILAHEVHQKLPDTTSLERSIKKRNGKIYIDYLQNRKGQTLAAPYSVRPKPGATVSTPLEWSEVNAKLTPQQFTIKNVLKRFEKKGDLWEPVLGKGIDIKSILKKSEAI from the coding sequence ATGTCGCTTACGAAATACAATCAGAAAAGAAATTTTAAGGAAACGAAAGAACCTCAAGGGAAAAAAGCTAAATCGGAAAGCAAATTAATTTTTGTTGTTCAGAAACATGCTGCGTCTCATCTTCATTATGATTTTCGTTTAGAAATGGATGGTGTTTTGAAAAGTTGGGCAGTGCCAAAAGGACCTTCGTTAGATCCAGACATAAAGCGTTTGGCTATGATGGTCGAAGATCATCCTTATAGCTATAAAGATTTTGAGGGAAATATTCCGAAAGGAAATTATGGCGCGGGAAATGTAATTGTTTGGGATAATGGAACTTACGAACCGGCAGAGGAAAGCAATCTTAATGCTGAAAAACAATTATTAGCCGATTTGAAAAAAGGACATTTGAGAATTGTTTTGAAAGGAAAAAAACTGAAAGGAAATTTTTCATTGGTAAAATTAAAAGGCAAAGAAGATAATGCTTGGCTTTTAATTAAAAAAGAAGACCAATATTCTGATAAAGTTGATATTACACTCAAAAATAAATCGGTTATTTCAAGACGCACTTTAGAATCTTTGGAGAAAGAAAATAAACCTGAACCAGTTAAAAAAAAAGTAAGTCCGATAAAGAAAACAATTGAGGAAAACAAACCAGTTGCTTTTATAAAACCAATGCTGGCAAGCTTAAACGACAAACCTTTTGATGATGAAGATTGGGTTTTTGAAAACAAATTTGACGGTTATCGAACAATTGCGGTTTGCAATGAAAATGATATTGAGTTATTCAGCAGGAATAAAATTTCGTTTACCAATAACTTCAAAATAATTGCTGAAGATTTAAAAAAAATAGATCACAATGTTGTTTTAGATGGAGAAGTGGTGGTGGAAAAAGCAGGTCGTTCTGATTTTCAGTTACTTCAAAATTATCTGAAAACAGGAAAAGGAAATTTAAAATATTATGTTTTTGATATTTTAAATCTGGAAGGAAATGATGTAACTGGACTTTCTTTGCTCGAACGAAAAGAATTACTCAAAATTTTACTCGAAAAATATGATTTTACCAATGTTTTTTATTCGGAACACATTCAAGAAAAAGGAATTAAATTTTTTGATCAAGCTGTAAAGAAAAATGGAGAAGGTATTATTGCCAAAAGAGCTTCTGGATCTTATTCGGAAAATAGAAGGTCTAAAGATTGGCTGAAAATAAAAATATCTCAAGCAGAAGAAGCGATAATTGTCGGAATTACAGAACCTAAAAATTCCAGAGAACATTTTGGAGCTTTGCTGTTAGGACAATATGAAAATAAAGTCTTGAAATTTATCGGAAAATGCGGAACAGGATTTACACAAGCAACATTAAAAGAGTTGTATGAAAAGTTTAGTCCTTATTTTATTGATGAAAGTCCGTTAGAGGAGAAAACGGGTTTAAGAGATATTGTACAATGGATGAAGCCAAAATTTGTCTGTCAGGTAAAATTTGCAGAATGGACTCAGGAAAATCATTTAAGACAACCAGTTTTTTTGGGACTTCGCTTGGATAAAAATCCTAAAGATGTTGTTTTTTCTAAAGAAATTATTACGCCTAAAAAAGAAACTACAATGAAAAAAGAAATACTTAATAAAGATAAAAATGAAAATGAAAATGATTTTGATTTGAAAGTCGGAAAAGTAAAACTTCATCTTACGAATCAGAATAAAATCTATTTCCCTGACGATCATATTACTAAAGGAGAAATTGTAAATTATTATAATGAAGTTTCAGAATTAATTCTTCCGTATTTGAAAGATCGACCGCAATCTATGAACAGATTTCCAAACGGAATTGAAGGCCCAAGTTTTTATCAGAAAGATGTAGATGAAGATAAAATTCCAACTTGGATTAAAACCAAAAAAATCTTTTCAGAATCGAACAACGCTAATATTGATTATCTGATTTGTAACGATAAAGCGTCTTTACTTTACATGGCAAATTTAGGTTGCATTGACATCAATCCGTGGAATTCAACCATAAAACGAATTGATAATCCGGATTGGGTTGTAATCGATATTGATCCTCAAAAAGATGATTTTAAAGAAGTTGTAAAAGTAGCTTTGGCTGTAAAAGAAGTTATGGATAGTTTTGAAGCACAATGTTATTGCAAAACTTCTGGAGCGTCAGGATTACATGTCTATATTCCGCTTGGAGGAAAATACGATTACGATTCTGTAAAAATATTTGCAGAAATTCTTGCTCATGAAGTTCATCAAAAATTACCAGACACAACAAGTTTAGAGCGTTCAATTAAAAAACGAAATGGTAAAATTTACATCGACTATTTGCAAAACAGAAAAGGTCAGACTTTGGCGGCGCCTTATTCAGTTCGTCCAAAACCTGGAGCAACTGTTTCAACTCCGTTAGAATGGAGTGAAGTAAATGCTAAATTGACTCCTCAACAATTTACAATCAAAAATGTTTTGAAACGTTTTGAAAAGAAAGGCGATTTATGGGAGCCAGTTTTAGGTAAAGGAATAGATATAAAGTCTATTTTGAAAAAGTCTGAAGCTATTTAA